A stretch of Pseudomonadota bacterium DNA encodes these proteins:
- a CDS encoding LacI family DNA-binding transcriptional regulator produces the protein MSVTLKDVAVRAGVSRSAVSRTFTDGASVSEKMRRKVEKAARELGYTPNALASSLTTGRTRLIGLVSNNFHNPIFLEVFDRFTRGLQERGLRPLLVNLSDETDPANSVRMLRQYSVDGVVVASSTLTPAFSQAFRDAGMPVVHSFGRHSSTPQVHVVGIDNVECGRMAARELVARGYKRVAFLGGPESATSTQDRFDGFMAELQQHAKMQVSHSFASNYSFDAGRDEMARLLKRKPAEAYFCGDDVLSIGALSAVQQAGLAVPDDIGLIGLNDMEMARWENISLTTIRQPIQQIVASSIELIVAMLDDPTRYPEARLFTSTLVERDTLRPRP, from the coding sequence GTGTCGGTGACGCTCAAGGACGTTGCCGTGCGGGCGGGTGTCTCGCGCTCGGCGGTCTCACGCACCTTCACCGACGGCGCGTCGGTGTCCGAGAAGATGCGACGCAAGGTCGAGAAGGCGGCGCGCGAGCTTGGCTACACCCCGAACGCGCTCGCATCCAGCCTGACCACCGGCCGCACCCGCTTGATCGGCCTGGTGTCGAACAACTTCCACAACCCGATCTTTCTCGAGGTCTTCGACCGCTTCACGCGCGGCCTGCAGGAACGTGGCCTTCGCCCCCTGTTGGTCAACCTGTCGGACGAGACGGACCCGGCCAACTCGGTTCGCATGCTGCGCCAGTACTCGGTCGACGGCGTGGTGGTGGCGTCCTCGACGCTCACACCGGCCTTCTCTCAGGCCTTTCGCGACGCCGGCATGCCCGTGGTGCACTCCTTCGGGCGCCACTCGAGCACGCCGCAGGTGCATGTCGTCGGCATCGACAACGTCGAGTGCGGTCGCATGGCGGCGCGTGAACTGGTCGCCCGTGGCTACAAGCGCGTGGCCTTTCTCGGCGGGCCGGAGTCCGCGACTTCCACGCAGGACCGTTTCGACGGTTTCATGGCGGAGTTGCAGCAGCACGCGAAAATGCAGGTCAGCCACTCCTTCGCCTCGAACTACTCGTTCGACGCGGGGCGGGACGAAATGGCGCGGCTGCTCAAACGCAAACCCGCCGAGGCCTACTTCTGCGGGGATGACGTGCTCTCGATCGGTGCGCTGAGCGCGGTGCAGCAGGCCGGTCTCGCGGTGCCGGACGACATCGGGCTGATCGGCCTCAACGACATGGAGATGGCGCGCTGGGAAAACATCAGCCTCACGACCATCCGTCAGCCGATTCAGCAAATCGTCGCCTCTTCGATCGAGCTGATTGTTGCCATGCTCGATGATCCGACGCGCTACCCCGAAGCGCGCTTGTTCACCAGCACCCTGGTTGAACGCGACACCCTGCGGCCACGGCCCTGA